From a region of the Saccharomyces paradoxus chromosome IV, complete sequence genome:
- the IPK1 gene encoding inositol pentakisphosphate 2-kinase (Inositol 1,3,4,5,6-pentakisphosphate 2-kinase~similar to YDR315C) codes for MRVIGRGGANILVDYGDPRWLWRCCIRCPDLLSSNNSYTIKNIQYIKNSVEPLLHGLLCPMDLIDVNIEAIRPILSVFISDLDDKVVKVIKIKNLVNRATNLIKNDHFLKSYCSQNLQTVLLELKPKWLYYDTDYCRNCTHNAFKGRKTKYCYNQLLVNPSHLEVVFGDCNIYTENFKAAMHEYLHNDNNIFKILYDLQKKLTKNTISTKDIKSINDVNDEYLLLMTLRDVTCFIEWNSAESALCVNIIDVDLKPKEKWTHWTKTYSQLASSQKIYHTSDK; via the coding sequence ATGCGAGTCATTGGACGCGGTGGGGCAAATATCTTGGTTGATTATGGAGATCCAAGGTGGTTGTGGAGATGCTGCATTCGTTGCCCCGACCTGCTATCATCGAATAATTCTTATACTATCAAAAACATCCAATATATTAAAAATAGTGTAGAACCTCTTTTACATGGCTTATTGTGCCCGATGGATCTGATTGACGTTAATATAGAAGCTATTAGGCCCATTCTCAGTGTCTTTATTTCAGATCTAGATGACAAGGTGGTCAAGGTTatcaaaattaaaaatcTCGTCAATAGGGCCACAAATCTGATAAAAAATGACCACTTTTTGAAGTCTTACTGCTCACAAAATCTTCAAACCGTTCTTTTGGAATTAAAACCTAAATGGTTGTACTACGATACAGATTATTGTAGGAACTGCACTCATAACGCATTTAAGGGTAGAAAAACTAAGTACTGTTACAACCAATTACTAGTGAATCCCTCACACTTGGAAGTAGTATTTGGAGATTGCAACATATACACGGAAAACTTTAAAGCTGCCATGCATGAGTACTTGCacaatgataataatattttcaagatCCTTTATGATTTACAGAAAAAACTTACAAAGAACACAATTTCAACAAAGGACATAAAATCAATCAACGACGTAAATGATGAGTATCTGTTACTTATGACACTCAGAGATGTGACATGTTTCATTGAATGGAACAGTGCTGAAAGTGCGTTGTGTGTGAATATAATAGATGTAGATCTGaaaccaaaagaaaaatggacTCACTGGACAAAAACTTACAGTCAGTTAGCATCAAGCCAAAAAATCTATCATACTTCAGATAAATAA
- the OMS1 gene encoding putative RNA methyltransferase (Protein integral to the mitochondrial membrane~similar to YDR316W): MVVFRRSPMGLLHYARQPVSRSVFLESQRRLLSLTSCRYNNSHIDDNKNKKKLKNVFQANSNKVVRKPKTKEELARERFEEQLKSPNRFVRWGAIARSEKFSKGMTKYMIGAYVIFLIYGLFFTKKLFAKDKELERLLKKQEEGNANEYETLRIKELKGKLRRRDELKLEEYKKMQEEGVENFDDIQVQNFDQNKLNEQILPARDTTNFYQGKAGEYDKAINMEEKVIFLGKRRKWLMKHCQGDVLEVSCGTGRNIKYLDMSRINSITFLDSSENMMEITHKKFREKFPKYKKAAFVVGKAENLVDLAEKGKPSLENESEKQVKYDTIVEAFGLCSHEDPVKALNNFGKLLKPDGRIILLEHGRGQYDFVNKMLDNRAEKRLNTWGCRWNLDLGEVLDDSDLELVEEKRTHLGTTWCIVAKRKGDAKKKGELGFVEKYLQSSIRKRMESFEKNDSTESKKELGPITPVSKS, translated from the coding sequence ATGGTCGTATTTCGTCGCTCTCCTATGGGCCTTTTACATTACGCTCGTCAACCAGTATCCAGGAGTGTTTTCTTGGAATCCCAAAGGCGATTATTATCTCTTACGTCTTGTAGATATAATAATAGCCATAttgatgataataaaaacaaaaaaaagcttaAGAACGTGTTCCAAGCCAATAGCAATAAAGTTGTTCGTAAACCAAaaaccaaagaagaattggcGAGAGAGAGGTTCGAAGAACAACTAAAGTCACCTAATAGATTTGTGAGATGGGGTGCTATTGCAAGATCagaaaaattctcaaaGGGAATGACCAAGTACATGATCGGTGCATATGtgatatttttaatttatgGCCTCTTCTTTACCAAAAAGCTGTTTGCGAAAGACAAAGAACTGGAACGattgttgaagaaacaagaagaaggaaatgcCAATGAATACGAAACATTAAGAATTAAAGAACTGAAGGGCAAACTAAGGAGAAGAGATGAATTGAAATTAgaagaatacaaaaaaatgcaagaaGAAGGCGTTGAAAACTTCGATGATATTCAAGTACAAAATTTCGATCAAAACAAATTGAATGAACAAATATTGCCAGCGAGAGACACAACCAACTTTTACCAGGGGAAGGCTGGCGAATACGACAAAGCAATTAATATGGAAGAGAAAGTAATATTTCTCggtaaaagaagaaaatggttGATGAAGCATTGTCAAGGGGACGTTTTGGAAGTATCATGTGGTACAGGAAGAAATATCAAGTATCTTGACATGTCACGCATCAACTCTATAACGTTCTTGGACTCTTCTGAAAATATGATGGAAATCACCCATAAAAAGTTTAGGGAGAAGTTTCCAAAGTATAAAAAGGCTGCGTTTGTTGTTGGGAAGGCGGAAAATCTAGTCGACTTAGCAGAGAAAGGTAAACCGTCTCTAGAGAATGAATCAGAAAAGCAAGTAAAATATGACACTATCGTAGAGGCATTTGGTTTATGTTCCCATGAGGATCCGGTTAAGGCCTTAAATAATTTTGGCAAGCTATTGAAGCCAGATGGGAGAATTATTTTACTGGAACACGGCAGAGGCCAATACGACTTTGTGAATAAGATGTTGGACAATAGAGCTGAAAAAAGGCTGAACACCTGGGGCTGTAGATGGAATCTCGATTTAGGCGAAGTACTAGATGATTCTGACTTAGAATTGGTGGAAGAAAAACGGACACACTTAGGTACTACTTGGTGTATCGTTGCGAAGAGAAAAGGTGAcgcaaaaaagaagggcGAGCTTGGATTTGTGGAAAAATACCTACAGTCAAGCATTAGGAAGAGAATGGAATCATTCGAAAAAAACGACAGTACAGAATctaaaaaagaacttgGGCCAATAACTCCTGTAAGTAAAAGTTAG
- the HIM1 gene encoding Him1p (similar to YDR317W): protein MSYSVDTFTDYILFFGSSSLVGKGALENLLDINFYIKNVSDIQGKLDSLTEIKGDVVLNKHVFCVNRRSIAEEKSFMKTIDYINMRSVTWKGGRYYLRSRKEKDTEKRAPSPNTFCYDAFEEGFIKNTTEEKGNDNFSFTYNQKQFSYALHYACGKEKGLGIIYNFTVTQMIIPRSENWPRLLSRIFSGTRKLEKFDTNNKTYVPGKNLPNLCDIRTMVCSLGSTSARVRKTQVPNSFADYYLPFTLAQEFTNTTDKKLVVITAFNNDFLSKTFEYFRTKAKLENDLDESLPNKLKELVILRPGPMCGQHGNPINVGLGQENSNLLEKILYYPRYLLVYKKQYIGEVRRVGLRTKLSEIIASSIYRMPGSALLGYAVPVSKVSYVASLMAIERKSKEAGPKLEVISSYQIDMIA from the coding sequence ATGAGCTACAGTGTCGACACATTTACagattatattttattttttggatCATCTAGTTTAGTAGGAAAAGGCGCTCTAGAAAATCTGCTGGAcataaatttttatattaaaAATGTTTCGGATATACAAGGTAAGCTTGATAGCCTAACTGAAATAAAAGGAGATGTTGTCCTCAACAAACATGTCTTTTGTGTCAATAGAAGGAGCATTGCTGAGGAAAAATCATTTATGAAGACCAttgattatataaatatgAGATCAGTTACTTGGAAAGGTGGCAGATATTATTTGAGaagcagaaaagaaaaagatactGAAAAAAGAGCGCCTAGTCCTAATACTTTTTGTTATGATGCTTTTGAAGAGGGATTCATTAAAAATACCACGGAGGAGAAAGGAAATGacaatttttcctttaccTATAACCAGAAACAATTCAGTTATGCATTACATTATGCGTGCggaaaggaaaaaggtTTAGGAATCATTTATAATTTTACTGTAACGCAGATGATTATCCCTCGATCTGAAAATTGGCCAAGACTGCTTTCACGTATTTTCTCAGGAACACGGAAGctggaaaaatttgatacTAACAACAAAACTTACGTGCCTGGTAAAAATTTGCCTAATTTATGTGATATTCGCACCATGGTATGTTCTTTGGGCTCTACTTCAGCTAGAGTGCGGAAAACGCAAGTACCAAATTCCTTTGCAGATTACTACTTGCCTTTTACTTTGGCACAAGAATTCACGAATACAACagacaaaaaattggtgGTTATAACTGCCTTTAATAATGACTTTCTTAGCAAAACTTTTGAGTACTTCAGAACGAAAGCAAAATTGGAGAATGATTTGGATGAATCTTTGCCAAATAAGCTAAAAGAGCTCGTTATTTTGAGACCAGGTCCAATGTGTGGGCAGCACGGAAATCCTATAAACGTTGGATTGGGTCAAGAAAACTCAAATCTTTtagagaaaattttgtattATCCTCGATATCTTTTGGTTTATAAAAAGCAATATATTGGCGAGGTCAGAAGGGTTGGTTTACGAACAAAGTTAAGCGAAATAATTGCTTCGAGCATATACAGGATGCCAGGGTCTGCATTATTAGGATATGCTGTCCcagtttcaaaagtttcttatGTTGCGTCTTTAATGGCGattgaaaggaaaagtaaAGAAGCAGGGCCTAAGCTGGAAGTAATTAGTAGTTATCAAATTGACATGATTGCGTAA
- the MCM21 gene encoding Mcm21p (Component of the kinetochore sub-complex COMA~similar to YDR318W), protein MSKIDDLQQDIESLLSEIKSLEKSREELKVNIKNKRKNEDSTNPIVQEFEDLFDQFPQLNNFLFNEHPELEETDEKNVTKAQAIIPATPVPYEPKKRVKLENDEILPEQEWVLKTQPMVQHQMFDSEVADLLDTDILTSPSKRKRKLKIEDIDTRDRRKLEDSVVLENVYRMFGITFFPLVDPVDLKIKDASGEIFVDREMLGIRLEVFSERTSQFEKPHYVLLKKRIKSNSWFLFKHTIPNFIDVQGIFDDTNGGLVISRDDAYLFAKRVFLQLVEVRNRRQIFKDLEAKKIIHDLDLDLESSMVSFLVKDVKVELFVKQNEIVSCSILDDIHDFSQNNKSKWELALLGSLDDLELKLNHSFATIFK, encoded by the exons ATGAGTaaaattgatgatttaCAACAAGACATTGAGTCTTTGCTCAGTGAAA TTAAGTCACTGGAAAAAAGTCGTGAGGAGCTCAAAgtgaatataaaaaataaaagaaaaaatgaggATAGCACAAATCCCATAGTacaagaatttgaagatcTATTTGATCAATTCCCAcaattgaataattttttgtttaatgAGCATCCAGAGTTGGAAGAGACAgacgaaaaaaatgtaacAAAAGCACAGGCGATTATACCAGCAACACCAGTACCGTAtgaaccaaaaaaaagagtcaAGTTGGAGAATGACGAAATTCTGCCAGAACAAGAATGGGTTTTGAAGACTCAGCCAATGGTTCAGCATCAAATGTTTGATTCCGAAGTGGCAGACTTATTGGATACCGACATTTTAACGTCGccttcaaaaagaaagcgAAAGCTAAAAATAGAGGACATCGACACAAGAGATAGAAGAAAGTTGGAAGATTCGGTTGTCCTGGAAAATGTTTATAGAATGTTTGGTATAACTTTTTTCCCTCTTGTGGATCCTGTTGACCTGAAAATTAAAGATGCTAGCGGTGAAATCTTTGTTGATAGAGAAATGCTGGGAATACGACTGGAAGTCTTTAGTGAACGAACGTCCCAATTCGAAAAACCTCACTATgtattgttgaaaaagaggATTAAATCGAATAGTTGGTTTCTGTTTAAACATACTATTCCCAATTTTATTGATGTTCAAGGCATATTTGATGACACTAACGGAGGACTAGTGATATCTCGTGATGATGCATATTTGTTTGCCAAAAGAGTGTTCCTGCAACTAGTGGAAGTACGGAATAGGCGGCAGATTTTCAAGGATTTAGAAGCCAAGAAGATAATTCACGACCTAGATTTAGATTTAGAGTCTTCGATGGTTTCATTTTTAGTGAAGGATGTTAAGGTCGAGTTGTTTGTAAAACAAAACGAAATAGTTTCATGTTCAATATTGGACGATATTCATGATTTTagtcaaaataataaaagtaaaTGGGAACTCGCATTGCTCGGTTCGTTAGATGATCTGGAATTAAAACTAAACCATTCATTTGCGACAATTTTCAAGTGA
- the YFT2 gene encoding Yft2p (Protein required for normal ER membrane biosynthesis~similar to YDR319C): MIRQLNYWSRKACLIYPFQVLVGALFSIVISSETLNHQKKTYALLKSSNIFNVIFAYKANQLWPFLFFGLAFLQIYFHYLARMDVLPLPISSTETSSSYLTYTNRWPLFKNRVISIMITQYACKFVLKYLLLFLSFQFIDHVFIWTGGECSSGSKTTSAEQCRLENGQWHGGFDISGHFCFLVNISMILWMELHLFSRFVQAEDMFWVVNKWVRACLAIVCTVLVIWICILWVTAIYYHTILEKVLGCIMGYICPVFIYHILPKIGLLHNYLYV, from the coding sequence ATGATACGTCAGCTAAATTATTGGTCGAGAAAAGCATGTCTCATTTATCCCTTTCAAGTCCTTGTAGGCGCATTATTTTCGATAGTAATATCTTCAGAGACActaaatcatcaaaaaaaaacatatgCTTTGTTAAAATCctcaaatattttcaatgtAATTTTTGCATACAAAGCTAATCAATTGTGgccatttttatttttcggTTTGGCTTTCCTGCAAATATACTTCCATTATCTAGCAAGAATGGATGTACTACCTTTACCGATATCAAGCACCGAAACTAGCTCTTCTTATTTAACATATACTAACCGTTGGCCTCTGTTCAAAAATAGAGTAATTAGTATTATGATTACCCAATATGCTTGCAAGTTCGTTTTGAAATatctattattatttttgagtTTCCAGTTTATCGATCATGTCTTCATTTGGACAGGGGGGGAATGCAGTTCTGGCAGTAAAACAACATCAGCTGAACAATGTCGCCTAGAAAATGGGCAATGGCACGGTGGGTTTGATATTAGTGGACACTTCTGCTTTCTTGTGAATATTAGCATGATTCTTTGGATGGAACTACACTTGTTCAGTAGATTTGTTCAAGCTGAGGATATGTTTTGGGTTGTGAATAAGTGGGTACGAGCTTGCCTTGCCATTGTTTGTACTGTCCTGGTAATTTGGATATGTATTCTCTGGGTTACCGCGATTTATTATCATACTATCttggaaaaagttttaGGTTGCATTATGGGCTACATATGTCCTGTTTTCATATACCACATTTTACCCAAAATTGGTTTACTACACAATTACTTATATGTATGA